AGGCCTTCCAAACCGGGACCGAAATTCTTCCAGTTCGGCCTGCGCGAGAGGCGTTCCCATGGAATCGCAAACGTTCAGCCGCGCCAGAGAGTTGACCCGGTAAATCCCCCGGGGTTCCTCCAGCTCCATGGAAAACCCTTCCCCCCAGCCGGCGGCGTAGGGGAATTTCCCGTAAGACCAGGATTCCACATGCTCTTCAAGAAAGTCCGCATAATCCTCGGGGGCAAATTCTTCGAAGGAACCGTCCGGTTTCATGAGCCGCAGAACTCCCTCATGAAGGTTCAAGGAACCATCGTGAGGATTCACCGTGCCCAGAAATCCCGTGGCAACCTCTCCCAGTTCCAGGAGTTCATCATTGAACCTGGAGAAGACCTTTTCCTTTACATAATCCATGGCGAAACGGGCAAACTTCAACTGCTCCCTGGATTCAGCCAGCAGATCCAACCGTTCCCTTTCCAGCATGGGCTTGGCAAAACCGCCCGGCACGACCACCACGGGATGAATGACTTTCCCGGCAAACTTTTCCATCATCATCTGCCCCCGGTACCGGGCCGTCACGACCTTTTGAGTCAACTCGGGATCCCTTCGGGCCATCCCCATGATGTTTCGCTCCGCGGGTTCAGTCCCGATTCCCATCACAAAGTCGGGTGCCGCCAGGAAGAAAAAATGGAGGATCTTATCGCTCAGGTGAGCCATAACCTGCATCAGTTCGCGCAGCTTGCGCCCTGCGTGAGGTACGTTCGCTCCAAAGCAACCATCCACCGCCTTGCAGGAGGCGATGTGGTGCTGCCAGGGGCAGATCCCGCAGATCCGGCTCACAATGCGAGGAACCTCTTCGGCAAGTCTTCCCTCGATGAATTTTTCAAAGCCTCGCAGAGAGAGAATGTGCACACGTGCATCCTGCACATCCCCCTCCGCATCCAGGTGAATGGAAATGCGGGCGTGACCTTCAATACGGGTGACGGGCTGAATATGGATGACCTTGCCGCCGCGCGTCCCTTCACGCTCAGCCGACCTTTCTTCAGCTCCTGGAGGAGTTTTTTTTACCATCTGAAAACCTTCGTATCTAACCACGGAGACACGGAGAACACAAAGATTTCATTTGAAAGTCTTTCTCCGTGCCCTCCGTGTCTCCGTGGAGATCAAATTTGACAATCTCAAGCTAAATGACCTGTCTTATTTCAAGGCCGTGGACTTACGGCTGAGCCTCACCAACCGCCGATGCGCTCCGGAAAATCTCAGGATCGACGTCCGGTCGGGAATTCCGCGGATGTCCACTCCCCTGCCGGCGAGGGCGTTCATCAAATCCAGCAGTTGGTTTCCGTTTTGCTTTATGGGCCCAAAACATCCCCTGCACGGAACCCTGGCGATGATGCAGCGGGGAGCTCCCCCGGAAGACCCTGCACACCCTCCACGAGTCACGGGGCCCATACAGATGAAACCCTGCTCCAGCAGGCACCGCATCCGACTGAGGGGCTCTGCCGCCGAGTATTCCGCACTTTCGGTGAACCGCCTCGTTTCTTTCACGATGCTCTTCCCTTCCCGCAGCGCCGGACAGGAATCACAGACGCTTTTTGCGTTTGCCGTCGGCCTCTCTCCCAGCAACAAGGCTTGGATTGCATTCCGAATGGAATCCGGATGAGGGGGGCAGCCCGGAAGATAGATATCGATCTTTATTTTTTCGTCCAGGGCATAGGTTCGGTCCAACAACGGGGGGACATTTTCATGGGGCGAAGGCGGCGGGCCATCTTTCTCCCATGGGCCGAAATATCGCAACAGAAGCTCTTCATTGGAAAAGGAATTGATCAATGCGGGGATGCCGCCATGAGTGGCGCAGGTCCCCAATGCCACGATGATCCGGCACTTTTTACGCATCTCCTCCGCCACGTTCATGTGTTCCCGGTTTCGAACCCCTCCGCTCACAAGCCCCACATCCGCTTCGGGTATCGTCAGAGCGGCCCCGCCTCCCTTCTCGCCGTAATATTTATGGTCCATGAGAAGGGGCATGTGAACGACATTCAGTTCCGGCAGAAGATCCAGGAAAGCCGTTCCCATATTGAGGATGGCCATTTCGCATCCCGAACAACTGTTCAAGCATTCCAGGGCTACCGTGAGGGGCATGGGAACTCCTCCGTATCATCGCGATCCAGGCCGCCATTCGACCGGTAGGGTGAAGGCCCCAGGGCCCTCACGGTTTCCGTCATTTCCCGAACCGCCGCCACAAAACGGTCCGCCTCAGAAGAGGAACACCACACCAGGCGAAAGCGCTCCTGCTCCAATCCAAGGGTATCGAGCATCTCCTCCACCACCACCATCCGCATCTCGGCTTTCCGATTGCCGTCCACATAATGGCATTCCCCCTGCCGGCACCCGGTGACCATCACACCGTCGGCCCCCTTTTGAAAGGCCTCCACCACCAAATTCGAATGGACCATTCCGGAACACATGACGCGAATGATGCGCACGTTGGGGGGATACTGTATGCGCATAATACCCGCGAGATCCGCAGCCGCATAGGAACACCAATGGCAGTTGAAAGAAAGAATCCTGGGTTCAAAAGACATTTTTGGCATATTAAGAAACTCTCGCCCCGGCATCTGCCTGTTCTCCCAGCGCCGCTTCCACCTGGGCGGAAAGCTGCCGGTAGGTGAATCCTCCAACGTCCACACCCTCCTTGGGGCATGTGGCCTGGCAGGATCCACAACCTTTGCACCGCGCCGCCTGCACCACAATGATTTTTTGATCCTTTTTTCCAGGAACATTTTCGAGGGTGATGGCATGGTAAGGGCACACATCCACGCAGAGGGCGCAGCCGTCGCATGTTTCGGGATTCACTCGAGCCTTGACGGAATCGAGGATCATGTGCTGGTTGCAGAGCACCGTCACCGCCCTGGCCACGGCCGCCTGCGCCTGGGCCACCGATTCTTCTATGGGTTTAGGGTAATGTACAAGCCCCGCCAGGAACAGTCCGTCCGTTGAAAAATCCACGGGACGAAGCTTGACGTGAGCTTCCTGAACGAAGCCATCCGCATCAATGGGAATCTTGTAGAGCTTTGCCAAATCAGCAATATCCGGGTTGGGAACGATGGCTGTGGCCAGAATCACCACATCGGCCGGAATGCGCAGTGGTTCGTTCAATACGTGGTCCCGAACCACCACGTTCACGTCATTGTCCTGAATGAGGACGTTGGGCTTCTCGTGCAGGTCATACCTGATGAAAACGACCCCCAGTTCACGGGCCTTTGTGTAAAGCTCTTCACGCTGCCCATATGCTCGAATATCCCGGTAAAGGATATAAACGTTACGGCGCGGATCTTCTTCCTTGAGGACAATAGCCGACTGAATGGAGTGGGTGCAGCAAACCTTGGAGCAATAAGGGCGCGCCGGTTCTCTTGAGCCCACGCACTGGATGAAAACGAAATCACGCCCGTATTTCACCCGTTCGTCCCCCACCAGGTGCAGTTTATCGAATTCAAGGGCCGTGAGCACCCTTTGGGAATATTCATAGCCGTATTCATCGGTCTTGAAGGCTTGAGCGCCCGTAGCAAGAATCGCCACCCCATGATCCACCGTGATGTTGCCTGCCTGCTTTTGAATGATGGAACGGAAATGCCCTACAGCCCCCTCCGCATGATTGACGGTGCTCTTGAGGTGAAGGGAAATGAATTCATGACTTTTGACCCGGGCAATGAGATTTTCCACAAAATCGGGTATGGATTCCTTCTTCCACGTCTCGGAGAGATGGCGGGCATTTCCTCCCAGTTCAGAACTCTTTTCCACGAGATGCACCGAAAACCCCTGATCGGCCAGCCCCAATGCCGCAACCATTCCGGAAACACCCCCGCCGAGCACTAAAGCCTGCGGAATCACTCCTATCGAAACGGGAGGAACCGCTTCCAGGAGTGCAGCCTTGGAAACAGCCATGCGGACCAGGTCTTTGGCTTTGGCCGTTGCCGCTTCGGGTTCCGCCGCGTGAACCCAGGCCCCATGATTGCGAATGTTGGCCATCTCAAACAGACATTCATTGAGCCCCGATGCTCTGAGCGTCTCGCGAAAAAGCGGTTCGTGAGTCCGAGGGGTGCATGCCGCCACCACAATCCGGTTCAAGGCCTTTTCCCGTATTCTCCGGCGCAGGATTTCCTGGGAATCCTGCGAACAGGTGAAGAGATTCCTCTCCACATGGACCACGTGCGGCAAACACTTCGCATAGTCCGCAAGAGACTTCACATCCACCACCCCCGCGATATTGGAACCGCAGTGGCACACAAAAACCCCGATTCGCGGCTCCTCTCCCCTCACATCCCGTTCTGGAGGGAACTCTTTCTGCACTGTACGGCTGAAGCGCACATCCATGAGGGACATGGTTGCCGCCGCAGCCGCTGCAGACCCTTCCACGACAGACTGGGGAATATCCTTGGGGCCGGAAAATGTCCCACAAACATAGATCCCGGCGCGACCGGCTTCCGTGGGTGAAAAAGAAGAAGTGACGGCAAATCCATTGTGATTGAGCTCCACCCCGCTACACCGGGCGAGAGACCTGCACCCCGAGTGCGCCTCCATGCCCACCGACAGGACCACCAGATCGAACTCGTCCTGCGCCTGTTTCCCGTTGTCGGTGATGTAGCGGCAAAGAATCCTCTGATTTTCACTGGAGGGCTCCAGAGAATGCACCCTGCACCGGTGAAAACGGATGCCTTTTTCTTTAGCCCGTTCGTAATAGCGTTCGAAATTCTTGCCGTATGTCCTCAGGTCCATGTAAAAAATGGAGACATCCAGGTCCTTCTCAAGCTCTTTGGCGATCATGGCCTCCTTGATGGCGTACATGCAGCAGACGGACGAACAATAGCCATGAGAGGATTTATTGTAATCCCGGCTCCCCACACACTGCAGAAAAGCCATCTTTTTGACCTTCCTGCCGTCCCCGGGCCGGATGAGCCGCCCTCTCGTAGGTCCCGACGCCGAGAGAATACGTTCCAGTTCCATGGACTTGACCACGTTGGGCAAAAGGCCATATCCCCAGGTGCGGGCACCTTTGGGGTCAAACGTCTGGAAGCCCGGAGAAAGGATGATGGAACCGACTTCGAGGGTCACATGTCGAGGAGCGTCATTCAAACGGACCGCTCCGGCAGGGCAGGCCTTCTCACACGCCCCGCACTTGCCCCCCTGTATTCCAATACATTCCTGCGGATCGATCTGATATTTGAGGGGAACCGCTTGAGGATACTTCAGATAAATTGCCTTGCGGACCTTGATTCCTTCGTTGTACCCGTCTTTGACTTCACGGGGGCAAACCCGCGCGCATTCTCCACAGGCGATGCATTTTTCCTTATCCACGTAGCGTGGATGTTCCTTGAGGCTGACTACAAAATGCCCCACTTCCCCCTCGACCTGCTCCACCTCCGTCAGGGTCATCAACTCGATATTCAAGTGCCGACCGCACTCGACCAGTCTGGGTGAGAGGATTCAGACCGAACAATCGTTGGTGGGAAAGACTTTGTCCAACTGGGTCATGGACCCGCCTATTGCGCCTGTCCGTTCCACCAGGTAGACATAAAAGCCGCTGTTGGCCAGATCCAGGGCGGCCTGCATGCCTGCGATACCGCCGCCCACCACCATGACTGCACCGGTTTTTTCCTGTAAAATCATTTCGACGCGCTCCCACAGTCGGGATCGAGATCCATTCTCTTCTCAGGGAGAAGAACCCGAGGGTTTGGAATTCTTGAAAATAAGGGAATCGGCCACCAACTCCCAAAGGTATTTCACTCCGATATCGAGGTCGTACTCTTTCTTGAGACTTCGAAGGATCTGGTCCCTGCAGTTCTGACAGGCAGTCACCACCCATTTTGCCCCGCTGGTTTGGATCTGCCTGGCTTTGAGCCTCCCATGGAAAACCCGCTCCTCCTTGAAAGGCGTGGCCCAGGCTCCTCCGCCCGCACCACAACAGTAGCTTCCTTCCCTGTCGGGAACCATATCCACAAAATTTGGAGCACACTGCCGAACGATCCTTCGTGGTTCCTCAAAGTAGCCCTGCCCGAACGCCTTCAGCGACTTTCGACCATAGTGACAGGGATCATGATAGGTGGTCAGATCAGAAGGAAGCGACGGTTCCACATGAATGCGTTCTTGCTCAAGATATTGCACAAGGAGATCCACAACGGAGAGGACTCTGAAATGCTTCAAATCTTCCTTGAACCAGCGATTCAATCCATAACGGGTTGCGTAATAAGCGTGACCGCATTGCGGCAGGAGAAGCGTCTTACACTCCAGGCGGTGCATGTTTTCCACCAATCGCCCCACCATGGTTTTCATAGCTTCATCGTCTCCCGTGTAGAGCCCCCAGTTGAGCCCCTCCCAGTATTCCGAAGGAACGGTCCAGGATTCCCCGGCGGCATAAAAAATCTTCCACCAGAACTTCATGCTTTCAGGTTCGGCAAAAGCCTCCTTGGAATTCACAGTCACCAGGAGGTTTGCCCCTTTCGCATCGACAGGGACTTCAAAGCCGGCATATCCTTCTTCCCGCATCTCGCGCCCCATTTCCTGGAGCAAAGAAAGAAAATCCTCCTTGGGAATACCCAGGTTGTTGCCCTTCTCCAGACACAAGAGCACACCCTTTTGGAGAGCCCCCGGAACCTTCTTGCGGTCCCGCAGTCCTCGAACAGTACGTAAAAGGGCCACGATTTCGACGTTCATGGGACAGGCCTCCTCACACTTGCCGCAAAGCGTGCATTTCCAGGGCCATTGGGATGCGATCAACTCCTCCTCACGCCCCAGTATGGCCATGCGAACGGCTTTGAGCGGATCGAGGCCATCCACACCGGAAATGGGACAGGCACCGGCGCAACTGCCGCACGTGAGACATACATCTCCCCACTGGGCAGTAGGGAGAAGGCGCTGAGAACGTTTTCCGACCCCCTTGAGATCTTCCGGCGGGAAGGTCATTTCACGGCTCATGACAGGTTTGCCTGGCACGAACTTCAATTTCATGGAGGACCGGTCTATCCCAAATTCTTCACAGAGCTTTGCAAAATCGCTTTCAGATATGAGATAGCGTTTCCCGGCAACACTTCGGGCAGGGAGTTTCCCACTGTTCACCCAGTTGCGCACCGTATTGCGATGGACGCCCAGATGCTTTGCCAGCTCTCCCACACGAATGACGATCATGCTCCCTCCTTCACATGATCCAAAAGCCATAGACAGGCACCGCGAAGGGAGGCATCGACTTCCGCCGAGAGCCCCGGAGACACCTCTGCAGGTATATGTTTGGCCTGCACCGCCAGGATTCTGACCTCAACGCCTGCAGCATCCCGAAGCTCCGTAAGCAAATTCACCGAAGGAAACCGATGCAATGAAAAAGCGGCATTCTGATAAAGAGGAATCTGCTCAAGCTCTATCTCGAAGAGTTCTCCCGCCTTGCGGTTGGCCTGGATGACCGCGTCCACGATGAAGATTTTTCGGGGCTTTTCGGGCATCAGAAGCAAATCGAGCAGCACATTGCGAACACCCGTCCCCACATCCACGGCAAAGACATGATCAGGAAGAACATAATCCTGAAGAAGATGTTCGATCACACCCGGTCCAAACCCATCGTCTCCCAGGAGCGTGTTTCCGCATCCGAAAATGAGGACGGGATGACTGAAAATTTCTTGAATCATGGAATAATCCGACAAAAATCTTTCTGAGGTCTGCACATTCCAGCCCAAGCCACAGGCATTTTGTGCAGGTTGTGCAATCTTCGGATCACAAATATTATTCAAGCAATGTTGTGTCAACAGGTTTCTTTTTTGAAAAAACTCTGTTTGCAACGGACCGGCAAGCACCCGCATACATCAAATGAACGGACCATACGTGCTCTTCGAATCGGGAAAGGTTTGAAAGGGGAAGTTTGGGGAGTGAATGCGCAGTGCGTAGGTTGCGTTTCGAAACTCAATGCGACCTACGCGATGTGCTCTCCGTGTCTCCGTGGTGAATAGCGGGATATTGAAATCCGCCAATTCTCTTGAAAAAGAAAAGAAGGTTTTCAAAGGAGAAAAAGAGGTGCGGAAAACTCAAAAATATGAAAGATAAAAAATCAAGAAAATAAAAGACCATCCCCCCTTTCGCAGGGGGACGGTCCGGGACACACTTTTCAGATAAGCCATCAGGGGGTACAAGCAGCCTGAAGCAACCTCGTTTACGCTGAAATTTTAAAATTCTACCGGTTCAATTCCCCCGCCAGATCCTTGATGGCTCCGGCGATTTTGCTGAGTTCCCCCACCCGCTCCCTGGCCTTCTCCAGGTAAGGCAAGGCTTCGGGGTTTTTGTGATTTCCGAGGGCTTGCGCGACAAAATTCACTATGTAAGGATTCTCATGTTCCGTGAGAGAAACCAAAATGCGGAAGCTTTCCGGGGTCTCCAGGTTCCCGAGAACACTGATCAATCCCACCTTGAGCTCATCGAAGGCCGGGTTTTCCGAAAGCACCTTTTCAATCACGGGAATGGCGCGATCTCCAAGTTTCTCAAGATTTACCAGGCACTTCTGAGCAAAATAGGGAAACCGGAACATGGAAAGTTCCGCCAGCAGAAGAATGCTCTCGTCGCTGCCGTAGGCATAGAGAAGATCAGGTATAAAAAGGCTCGCCCAGGAAAAGGAATACGTCAGCGGCAAAAGGTAAGGAATGGCGCTGGGCCCCTCCTGCTCCAACTGATCCAGGTTGCCCGCCAGAGCCCGGCGCCGCATTTCATATCCCTCTTCCTGGCGGCCCGGAAATCTCTTGGGATCATTTGCGGCTTTGAGGCCATCCACCAGTTTCTTCAGCCGCTGATCATCGTTTGAGGGAAACAGGTCGCGGTAGACTCGCGCCCGCTGAGCGATCCAGAATTTTTCCAGCCAGGTCGACGGGGAATAGAAATAGACAAGGTTTTTCTTTTCCACTCCTTCTCTCTTATGGAACCCGTTTTCCTGATAGTAGGCCTTTTCTTCCTGAGCCACCTGCCACCGTTCACGCGCGATGTGGAAGGCTCTGTCGTAATCCCCCTGAACCAATGCGGTCATCACGGTGATATCATGGAGCCGATCCTCGTCGGGGTAGGATTCAAGGAGACGCTCTGCAAGGCGTTGAGCCTTCTCAAACTCCTGGGAAAACAGCAGGTCGAAGCCTTTTTCGACATCTTTTTCCAACCTTTCCTTACGCTTGGCCTGCTCCTCCATTTCCTGCAACCGGTCGGGAGGCATCCTCTTGCGGGCTTCCTCATGTTTGGGAAGGCAGCATTTCTTGTATTTCTTCCCCGATCCACAGGGGCATGGGTCATTTCGCCCCGCCTTGTGGATGACAAGATGATCCGCAAGGGCCATCTGCCGCCGGGATTCCTGGTACTCGCGGAGCAGCTTTTCCAATTCCTCCCGGCTCATGTTATACTTTGAAGCAATGGCATCGGGGTCACCGCCCTGAAGCAATTCTATTACAGGTCGAAGGGGATTCTGAGGGGACTGCTGGTTGCTTTCCATTTCCTGTTCCTTTCAAATATAGTATGGCGTGTTTGGGCGCGACCATCTTCAAACGGTCCATCCTCTCACGTAAGGGTTCAATGTGCAAGGCTTTTTAACAGCTTTTCCCGTTTCTGTCAAAACTATCAGCGCTCACACGAATAATCTCACAAAAATTCTTGCACATACCCGAAATGCCGACAGGCTCCAGGAACGGACGGAAACCTCCGCCATGTTCCGAAGGCCATCCCACTGGCAGGCACAGGAAAGGGATTTCACCTCCAATGGGCCTTGACGCACCGGTAGGAAATGGATAAGCTGAAGTTGAAAATTTCAATGAAGAGAGGGACGAGAGATGATCTCTGATATTGCGGAAGGGCTTTCTGCCAGCCTGGAAGACTACCTGGAAGTCATCTTCCACCTGGAGCAGTCGAATCGCGTGGCGCGCGCAAAAGATATCGCCGACCAAATGAATGTTCAGCGAGCCTCCGTGACGGGAGCGTTGAAGGCTTTGGCGAGTCGAGGGCTGATCAACTACAGTCCTTACAGTTACATCACTCTCACAGCCACTGGGCGCAATATCGCCAAAGACATCATCCGCCGCCATGATACGCTCAAGGAATTTTTCCTGACGGCCCTTCAGATGAATCCCGACGACGCCGAGGCAAATGCCTGCCGCATCGAACATGCCATCGATCCCGTGGCCATAGATCGGCTGGTCCGTTTTTTGGAGTTCATCCAAATCTGCCCACGCACGGGGATTGACTGGTTTGAGGCCTTCGCACGCTACTGCAAAAAAGGCATTCAAACATCCAACTGTGAAAACTGCCTCAAAGTATGCATGGATAAGGTCGATTGTCCGGAAGACAAGACTGAAGCATCCTCTTGACCTGCCTGACCATTCCCTTCAGCAAAAATCATCCCGAGCGATCCGCAACCTGCTTTGTATCGGGTTGGTTTGAATTGGCCAGCTGTACTGTAAAATCGAGAATCGCGGCACTTTCCTGATAAGCTCTACGGGTGAAGTCTCCCAGGTGCTCGGCGCTCCGCTGGAAATCTTCCACAAAAGCGTCCAGGTTTTGCTGGTCGTACCATTCCTCATAGCGGTCGAGCCCTTCCCTCAGCAACCCGAGAATTTCTTTCGTGTAGGGATTCATCTGAGTGATGGCCGAATAGAGCGCTCCATTCTGGGCGAAAATTCTCCCGAGCATATTCATCTCCAGGCGATAACTGGGGCTTGTGTATTCCATCGTTTCGGCTATATCCACCCCATAATCCCGAAGCACTCTCCCCGTAAGCATGGTGGTCATGTGAAAAAGCACCTGGATGATGCTCATCATGCGGTCGTGCTCCCGGGGCGTGGCCTCCTTGACCTTCACCCCTCTCTCCTCGAAAAGACGGCGCAGGCAGGCCCAATCCGCAGGTTCGATGCGAACGGGACAAGCCACAAGGGTTTGACCTTTGAAGGAGGAAATGCGTCCGCCAAACATGGGGTGAAGGCCCACGACGCTGGCTTGAGAGCGCAGCATCTCCCGGATGGGGGGTTCCTTGAGACTCGTAAGATCCATCAGCAGCTGGTCCGGGCGGACATAAGGAATCAGTTCGCGTATGACGGCTACCGTCTCATGGAGAGGCACGGCAAACAGGACAACGTCCGAATTTTCCACCACCTCCCGGTTGCCAGGCACCGTGGAACGATCTGCAACCGAAATCCTGTACCCCCACTCTTCAAAAAAGCGAGCGAACAGGCGGCCCATTTCCCCCCTGCCCCCGATGACTCCCATGCGAGCTCCAGGCCCCCATCGCGAAGAGGGTGCCGCATTCTTCAAGGCATCAAAATCGGACAAAACCTTACTGTCTGACATAACCTTTCCTTTCTGCGATGCACATGGATTCGCAGCAGATTCCCGTTCCATCGGGCGGCAGGACTTTTGCCGCTCGGGACTTTCTCCTCCCGGAGTACGTTTAAAAGCTCATGATCTCTGTGCAAAAATCGCTTCTGCCAGGGCAGAGATATCGCTTTCTCTCCCAAAACAAAAGCCGCGAGCAATTTCTTACCCACGGCCTGAACGTTTTGAAAACCGGACAAAAAAAGCCGTGGGCATCTTCGGGATCCCCACGGCTTATATGCTTTTCGCTTAGAGCCTAGTCGCTGCGTGCACCCCGAACACCACGGTAAGAGCCGCTGCAATAATAGCAATAATAACAGGCATGCAGAGTGCGCATTCAGTTCCCTCGCTGTTTCGTATCAATGTCAGCTGATTCTTAAACAAAACAAACCCGGGTTGTCAAGAACCTTTTGAAGGTTTTCAGCAATTCTCATTTTTTGGATGGCTCTCATGATTGGCATTTCCGGCATCCTCCTCAATCCCCCTTCATAAGGAGGATTTTATACTAAATCTCCCTCCTCAAGGGGGGGGAGGTTTTCAAAATGAGAATTGGTGACGGAACTACGGAGCCTCTTGCTTTGTCCGTTCCACTTTATTATAAGCTCAGAACTCGTTAACTTATATTCAAAGTAATCAAAAAGGTGGAATGCAGCAGCGCAATGAATGCACCAGAATCTCATCAAAATTTCCCGAAAGAACGCAACCGGTCTCGCGACTCCGTTTATGCGGCGCCGCGAGAAAAAATAGGGGATTTCGTCTTCGACGAAACCGTTGCGGATGTATTCCCCGATATGATTCAGAGATCCGTGCCGGGATACGACACGATCACCTCCCTGATCGGCGTCCTGGCCGGCCGCTACGCACAGCCAAACAGCACCTGCTATGATCTCGGATGCTCCCTGGGAGCCGCCACGCTCTCCATGCGCAGGCGCCTGCACCAGCCCGGCTGCCGCATCGTTGCGGTGGACAATTCCGAGGCCATGATCAGACGCTGCCGGCAAAATATCGATGCCGACGCTTCCGCCCCCCCCGTCGATATCCTGTGCACCG
This region of Desulforhabdus amnigena genomic DNA includes:
- a CDS encoding metal-dependent transcriptional regulator, with the protein product MISDIAEGLSASLEDYLEVIFHLEQSNRVARAKDIADQMNVQRASVTGALKALASRGLINYSPYSYITLTATGRNIAKDIIRRHDTLKEFFLTALQMNPDDAEANACRIEHAIDPVAIDRLVRFLEFIQICPRTGIDWFEAFARYCKKGIQTSNCENCLKVCMDKVDCPEDKTEASS
- a CDS encoding prephenate dehydrogenase/arogenate dehydrogenase family protein, which gives rise to MSDSKVLSDFDALKNAAPSSRWGPGARMGVIGGRGEMGRLFARFFEEWGYRISVADRSTVPGNREVVENSDVVLFAVPLHETVAVIRELIPYVRPDQLLMDLTSLKEPPIREMLRSQASVVGLHPMFGGRISSFKGQTLVACPVRIEPADWACLRRLFEERGVKVKEATPREHDRMMSIIQVLFHMTTMLTGRVLRDYGVDIAETMEYTSPSYRLEMNMLGRIFAQNGALYSAITQMNPYTKEILGLLREGLDRYEEWYDQQNLDAFVEDFQRSAEHLGDFTRRAYQESAAILDFTVQLANSNQPDTKQVADRSG
- the cmoA gene encoding carboxy-S-adenosyl-L-methionine synthase CmoA: MNAPESHQNFPKERNRSRDSVYAAPREKIGDFVFDETVADVFPDMIQRSVPGYDTITSLIGVLAGRYAQPNSTCYDLGCSLGAATLSMRRRLHQPGCRIVAVDNSEAMIRRCRQNIDADASAPPVDILCTDILDVKIRNASVVVLNFILQFIHPEQRLQALSNIYQGLLPGGILILSEKIRFSDLKQQTFHTEMHYAFKKDNGYSDLEISQKRAALEKVLIPETLTEHRERLLAAGFARCDVWF